A DNA window from Loxodonta africana isolate mLoxAfr1 chromosome 7, mLoxAfr1.hap2, whole genome shotgun sequence contains the following coding sequences:
- the LOC100664338 gene encoding olfactory receptor 8K5-like, which yields MDQKNLTVMTEFILIGVTRRPELQLPLLGVFLLVYMITVMGNLGLILLTKVDSRLHTPMYFFIRHLAVIDLGNSTVICPKMLVNFVVNQNIISYYECATQLAFFLLFIISEFFILSVMAYDRYVAICNPLLYNVIMSPRRCHVLVGIPYLYSTFQSLMFTIKIFTLTFCGSNVISHFYCDDVPLIPMLCSNAQEVQLLIIMFSAFNLISTLLVVLLSYLLILIAVFRMHSAEGRRKAFSTCGSHLTVVVVFYGTLLFMYLQPKSAHSFETDKMASVFYTLVIPMLNPLIYSLRNKEVKNAFHRIIKNP from the coding sequence ATGGACCAAAAGAACCTAACGGTGATGACTGAATTCATTCTAATCGGAGTCACAAGGCGCCCTGAACTGCAGCTGCCCCTTTTGGGGGTCTTCCTCCTCGTCTACATGATCACAGTGATGGGAAACCTAGGCCTGATCCTCCTGACCAAGGTGGACTCCCGCCTACACACGCCGATGTATTTTTTCATCAGACACCTGGCCGTCATTGATCTTGGTAATTCTACTGTCATTTGTCCCAAGATGCTGGTAAATTTTGTTGTGAATCAAAATATCATTTCCTATTATGAATGTGCCACCCAGCtggctttcttccttttgttcatTATCAGTGAGTTTTTCATCCTGTCggtcatggcctatgaccgctacgtggccatctgtaaccctctgctctacaaTGTTATCATGTCCCCAAGACGTTGCCATGTGCTTGTGGGTATTCCATACCTCTATAGTACGTTTCAGTCCCTTATGTTCACCATTAAGATTTTCACTTTGACCTTCTGTGGCTCTAATGTCATCAGTCATTTCTACTGTGATGATGTCCCCCTGATACCTATGCTCTGCTCAAATGCACAAGAGGTACAGCTGTTGATCATAATGTTTTCAGCATTTAATCTGATTTCCACCTTGTTGGTTGTCCTGCTGTCCTACCTGCTGATTCTGATAGCCGTATTTCGAATGCATTCTGCTGAGGGCAGGAGAAAAGCTTTCTCCACATGCGGTTCTCATCTGACAGTGGTGGTTGTGTTCTATGGGACCCTACTCTTCATGTATTTGCAGCCCAAATCTGCTCATTCATTTGAAACTGACAAAATGGCCTCAGTGTTTTACACTTTAGTCATTCCCATGCTTAACCCCTTGATCTACAGCTTAAGGAACAAAGAGGTAAAAAATGCCTTCCACAGGATCATTAAGAATCCATGA
- the LOC100664056 gene encoding olfactory receptor 8K5-like, with amino-acid sequence MGQQNLTMPTEFILMGVTRKPELQLPLFGVFLIIYMITVVGNLGMIILTKMDSRLHTPMYFFIRHLAVINLGNSTVICPKVLVNFVVDKNTISYYACATQMAFFILFIISELFILSAMAYDRYVAICNPLLYNVIMSQRLCYLLVGIPYFYSSFQALMFTSKTFTSIFCGSNVISHFYRDGVPVLSILCSNLQEIELMLMIFSAFNLISSLLVVLLSYQLILIAIFRMHSAKSRKKAFSTCGSHLTVVVVFYGTLLFMYVQPKSSHSNDTDTMASVFYTLVIPMLNPLIYSLRNKEVKNAFHRVFKNHCQLCI; translated from the coding sequence ATGGGCCAACAGAATCTAACAATGCCAACTGAATTCATTCTAATGGGAGTCACAAGGAAACCCGAACTTCAGCTACCCCTTTTTGGGGTCTTCCTCATCATCTACATGATCACTGTGGTGGGCAACCTGGGCATGATCATCTTGACCAAGATGGACTCCCGCCTACACACGCCTATGTATTTTTTCATCAGACACTTGGCCGTCATTAATCTTGGTAATTCTACTGTCATTTGCCCCAAGGTGTTGGTAAATTTTGTTGTGGATAAAAATACCATTTCTTATTATGCATGTGCCACACAGatggctttcttcattttgttcattATCAGTGAACTTTTTATCCTATcagccatggcctatgaccgctatgtggctatctgtaaccctctgctctacaaTGTTATCATGTCCCAAAGACTTTGTTATTTGCTTGTGGGCATTCCATATTTCTACAGTTCTTTCCAGGCTCTGATGTTCACCAGTAAGACTTTTACTTCCATCTTCTGTGGTTCTAATGTCATCAGTCATTTCTACCGTGATGGAGTTCCCGTGTTATCTATACTCTGCTCAAATTTACAAGAAATAGAATTGATGCTTATGATATTTTCAGCATTTAATTTGATATCCTCCCTCCTGGTTGTCCTGCTGTCTTACCAGCTGATTCTGATAGCCATATTTCGAATGCATTCTGCCAAGAGCAGGAAAAAAGCTTTCTCCACATGTGGTTCTCATCTGACAGTGGTAGTTGTGTTTTATGGGACTCTATTATTTATGTATGTCCAGCCCAAATCTTCTCACTCAAATGATACTGACACAATGGCCTCTGTGTTTTACACTTTAGTCATACCCATGCTTAACCCTTTGATATACAGCTTGAGGAACAAAGAGGTAAAAAAtgccttccatagggtttttaaaaatcattgccAACTTTGTATTTAA
- the LOC100664905 gene encoding olfactory receptor 5AP2-like: protein MTNHTTVTEFVLLGFRDHPELQRFLFVLFLLTYTTTVIGNLGMILLIKIDSRFHSPMYFFLSNLSLADFCYASVIAPNMLLNFWVKNPVISFNGCATQFFFFGSFAGIEGFLLAVMAYDCYVAICKPLLYTVTMSPHLSILLVLFTYLAGFINAAIHTGFTFQLSFCCANIINHFFCDTPPLLKLSCSDTHINEVVIFAFASFNELSCLLTILISYLYILVAILRIQSAEGRCKAFSTCASHLMAVTIFFGTILFMYLRPSPSYSMDQDKVVSVFYTLIIPVLNPLIYSLRNKEVKSSLGKIF from the coding sequence ATGACCAACCACACAACCGTGACTGAATTTGTTCTCCTGGGATTCAGGGATCATCCAGAGCTACAGCGCTTTCTTTTTGTGCTGTTCCTACTTACCTATACGACCACTGTGATTGGAAATCTTGGCATGATCCTGTTAATCAAAATTGACTCCCGTTTCCACagtcccatgtacttctttctcagTAACTTGTCCCTTGCTGATTTCTGCTACGCTTCTGTCATTGCCCCCAATATGCTGCTGAACTTCTGGGTGAAGAACCCAGTCATTTCATTTAATGGATGTGCCACccaattcttcttttttggttcctTTGCTGGCATTGAGGGCTTCCTGTTGGCTGTGATGGCCTATGACtgttatgtggccatctgcaagcctctCCTCTACACAGTCACCATGTCCCCCCATCTCAGCATCCTCTTGGTGTTATTTACATATCTTGCAGGCTTTATAAATGCTGCCATTCACACTGGCTTCACCTTCCAGCTATCTTTCTGTTGCGCAAATATCatcaaccactttttctgtgacacCCCACCGCTCCTTAAACTCTCTTGTTCTGACACACACATCAATGAGGTTGTCATTTTTGCTTTTGCCAGTTTTAATGAACTGAGCTGCCTCCTGACTATTCTCATTTCTTATCTTTACATCCTGGTGGCCATCTTGAGGATCCAGTCTGCTGAGGGAAGGtgcaaagccttctccacctgtgcttCCCATTTGATGGCAGTCACCATCTTCTTTGGGACAATCCTCTTCATGTATCTGCGCCCCAGTCCCAGCTACTCAATGGACCAAGACAAAGTGGTATCTGTGTTTTATACACTTATCATCCCTGTGTTAAATCCTCTCATCTATAGTCTGAGAAACAAAGAGGTCAAATCTTCCTTAGGGAAAATTTTTTAA